One stretch of Lytechinus variegatus isolate NC3 chromosome 17, Lvar_3.0, whole genome shotgun sequence DNA includes these proteins:
- the LOC121430647 gene encoding uncharacterized protein LOC121430647 isoform X4 yields MHVDGLVGRMPSPLAAMSLKLPILNQKWYLDVLDNQYRESLSKDKRWTKGNRSSSNSTNFSNQDGVQGNSPVVSSSGQSSDLGRQMSSEDLKHFERKLEREREKRINTEQPPPPRLDSRVALRYRRESLLSYYPEKFNNEVVSESGPQFDLNNLRRNGFRPTSKNSFMRDQPNVHLTAYRHGHAPPPVDPMASLSITNSGPPASMSTSGVPGALRGQSIGFGYRESSGGGLNGSTMGSQGRTSNMKTRTRASFLAGQSDRYKQSQYQFHDPVAGATPDFTQRLAELTSLESDTIRYERTKKAKKKAKQDSG; encoded by the exons ATGCATGTCGATGGGCTTGTCGGAAGGATGCCGAGTCCGCTAGCAGCCATGAGCCTTAAACTTCCAATTCTAAATCAGAAATGGTATCTGGATGTTCTTGACAACCAGTACAGGGAGTCCCTCAGTAAAGATAAAAGATGGACCAAGGGAAACCGGAG CTCTAGTAACTCCACAAATTTCTCCAACCAAGATGGAGTGCAAGGCAACTCACCGGTGGTCAGCTCTAGCGGTCAGAGCTCGGACCTCGGCCGTCAGATGTCCAGCGAGGATCTCAAGCATTTTGAGAGGAAGCTTGAGAGGGAACGAGAGAAGAGGATCAACACCGAGCAGCCCCCGCCTCCTAGGTTAGATTCAAGAG TAGCCCTGAGGTATAGAAGAGAAAGCCTTCTGTCTTATTACCcagaaaaatttaacaatgaAG TGGTTAGTGAAAGTGGACCACAATTCGATCTGAATAACCTCAGGAGGAATGGGTTCCGCCCCACGTCGAAGAACTCCTTCATGAGAGACCAACCCAACGTTCATCTCACTGCCTACCGCCACGGCCACGCCCCACCTCCCGTTGATCCCATGGCTTCGTTATCCATCACAAACTCGGGGCCCCCCGCATCGATGTCCACCTCCGGGGTTCCAGGGGCGCTACGGGGTCAGAGCATCGGGTTCGGGTATAGGGAAAGCAGCGGAGGAGGGCTCAATGGAAGCACCATGGGAAGTCAGGGAAGAACGAGCAACATGAAGACGAGAACAAGGGCATCTTTCTTGGCAGGGCAGAGTGATAGATACAAAC AGAGCCAGTACCAGTTTCATGATCCTGTAGCGGGGGCCACCCCTGACTTTACCCAAAGACTTGCAGAGCTTACCTCACTTGAAAGTGATACAATACGATACGAAAGGACTAAGAAGGCCAAGAAAAAAGCCAAACAAGACTCGGGGTGA
- the LOC121430840 gene encoding uncharacterized protein LOC121430840, translating to MADQGMATTAKPGRIGLWCVPRSTSTLLAKCLSAIEGIEVHLDVYSYASTFRGLYETSTGKELPSDLIGNESVYEEANDVWEKNVGNRDLIPRKTSYQTIKEDLEKASAKYVLIKEMGVLPIDPKFYPEGYKFAFLIRDPSRVYVSARKSMGAKYVETGMVPSEADYDLIRDDQLDSQPMKWFEREHALWKHVKANIDPDPIIIDTSDIMSRPGPTIKAFCDAVGLPYSDGLLQMKPLTEMPSNFVTAAENLFTDMSAFYERAFKSTQIIPPKDVGPIPRDQLSDDVGRCVDYSMPFYREMFESRLHIP from the exons ATGGCTGATCAAGGAATGGCAACGACAGCCAAGCCCGGTCGCATAGGATTATGGTGTGTGCCCAGATCTACCTCAACGTTACTGGCGAAATGTCTGAGTGCCATCGAGGGGATCGAAGTCCACTTGGATGTCTACTCGTATGCCTCGACGTTCAGGGGGTTGTATGAGACATCAACGGGAAAGGAGTTACCTTCTGATCTGATTGGCAACGAGTCGGTGTACGAGGAGGCCAATGACGTATGGGAGAAAAACGTTGGCAATAGAGACCTGATCCCGAGAAAGACTTC ATATCAAACTATCAAAGAGGACCTAGAAAAAGCCAGTGCCAAGTATGTTCTCATCAAAGAAATGGGAGTTCTCCCCATTGACCCCAAATTCTACCCAGAAGGCTACAAATTCGCTTTTCTGATCCGGGATCCATCCCGAGTCTACGTTTCGGCTCGTAAATCGATGGGGGCGAAGTATGTCGAAACGGGAATGGTCCCGTCCGAGGCCGATTACGATCTCATCCGAGATGACCAGCTTGATAGTCAACCAATGAAATGGTTCGAAAGGGAGCATGCGCTGTGGAAGCATGTCAAAGCAAACATCGACCCGGATCCGATTATAATCGACACGTCGGATATCATGTCAAGACCGGGACCGACTATCAAAGCATTCTGCGATGCCGTTGGCCTTCCATACAGCGATGGTCTTCTGCAGATGAAGCCACTAACTGAAATGCCCAGTAACTTTGTGACTGCAGCAGAAAATCTATTCACTGATATGTCCGCATTTTATGAGAGAGCCTTCAAGAGTACACAGATTATTCCGCCGAAGGATGTTGGTCCTATACCGCGTGACCAACTTTCCGATGACGTCGGTCGTTGTGTGGACTACTCCATGCCTTTTTACCGTGAAATGTTTGAAAGTAGACTCCACATTCCATAA